Proteins from one Bacilli bacterium genomic window:
- a CDS encoding methylenetetrahydrofolate reductase — protein sequence IDHVLAITGDPARFGDLPDASSVYDLTSFEIIRMIKQLNEGTAFSGKPLKQKAHFVVGAAFNPNVKNLEKAVLRLERKISSGADFIMTQPVFDPLLIEQIAAYTKHLSVPIFIGIMPLASGRNAEYLHNEVPGIRLSDEVRRRMAGTEGEAGRQMGIAIAKELVDATIAHFNGIYLITPFMLFNMSVQLTEHIRAKTGTRAKGAN from the coding sequence GGATCGATCATGTGCTCGCGATAACCGGCGATCCGGCGCGCTTTGGCGATTTGCCCGACGCCAGTTCGGTATACGATCTGACTTCATTTGAAATTATCCGGATGATCAAACAGTTGAATGAAGGCACCGCTTTTTCCGGGAAACCGCTGAAACAGAAAGCGCATTTCGTTGTGGGCGCCGCGTTCAATCCGAATGTGAAAAACCTGGAAAAAGCGGTGTTGCGATTGGAGCGCAAAATCAGCTCGGGCGCTGATTTCATCATGACCCAGCCGGTCTTTGATCCGCTTCTGATCGAACAAATCGCCGCGTATACAAAACATTTGTCCGTGCCGATCTTTATCGGCATTATGCCGCTGGCAAGCGGGCGCAATGCGGAGTATTTGCATAACGAAGTGCCCGGCATCCGGCTTTCCGATGAAGTCCGCCGCCGGATGGCCGGAACGGAAGGCGAAGCCGGCCGCCAGATGGGGATCGCGATTGCGAAAGAACTGGTGGATGCCACAATTGCTCACTTTAACGGCATCTACTTGATTACGCCATTTATGTTGTTTAATATGAGCGTGCAACTTACCGAACATATCCGGGCCAAGACCGGCACGCGCGCGAAGGGAGCCAACTGA
- a CDS encoding YicC/YloC family endoribonuclease, whose product MWRSMTGYGQAVRNPHGFQLRVEMKSVNNRYLEISIRMQREWMMLEETLKKIIRQSISRGRVDVFVTIERDAGAERDVQVNMPLAKAYVAAADMLREAFHLSDTVTLQHLLMLPDMLSVKETSSDDMNAVGNEVQQCVRDALEQLIAMREAEGSLLRADLLNRIDAAEKIRAEMLALAPLAVAETSEKLRQRVQELLTDPSLFDEARFATEVAIMADRMNIDEELTRLASHFAQFRRLADSREPVGRKLDFLLQEMNREVNTIGSKANVTALSAKVVEMKAELEKIREQVQNIE is encoded by the coding sequence GTGTGGCGCAGTATGACCGGTTATGGACAAGCAGTTCGAAACCCGCACGGTTTTCAGCTGCGCGTCGAGATGAAAAGCGTAAACAACCGCTATCTGGAAATTTCCATCCGGATGCAGCGCGAATGGATGATGCTGGAAGAAACGCTGAAGAAAATAATCCGGCAATCGATTTCCCGCGGCCGGGTGGACGTATTTGTCACCATCGAACGCGACGCTGGCGCCGAACGGGATGTGCAAGTAAACATGCCGCTGGCTAAAGCTTATGTTGCGGCTGCCGACATGCTGCGGGAGGCGTTTCACCTTTCGGATACGGTAACATTGCAACATTTGCTCATGCTCCCGGATATGCTTTCTGTTAAGGAGACAAGTTCCGACGACATGAACGCTGTCGGGAATGAAGTGCAGCAATGTGTTCGCGATGCGCTTGAACAACTGATAGCCATGCGCGAGGCGGAAGGAAGCCTGTTGCGGGCGGATTTGCTCAACCGGATTGACGCCGCCGAAAAAATCCGTGCCGAAATGCTTGCCCTAGCGCCGCTGGCCGTCGCGGAAACAAGTGAAAAATTGCGGCAGCGGGTGCAAGAGTTGCTTACTGATCCGTCCTTGTTCGATGAGGCAAGGTTTGCCACGGAAGTAGCCATTATGGCCGACCGTATGAACATAGATGAAGAATTGACCAGACTGGCAAGCCATTTTGCGCAATTTCGGCGCTTGGCCGATTCTCGGGAGCCTGTCGGCAGAAAGCTCGACTTTTTGCTGCAGGAGATGAACCGGGAAGTGAACACCATCGGTTCCAAGGCGAACGTCACCGCGCTTTCGGCCAAAGTTGTCGAAATGAAGGCGGAACTGGAAAAAATTCGCGAGCAAGTGCAAAACATTGAATAG
- a CDS encoding DUF370 domain-containing protein: MAIKLINIGFGNIVSANRIISIVSPESAPIKRIIQEARDRHMLIDATYGRRTRAVIITDSDHVILSAVQPETVAHRLSSKDDDSEE; encoded by the coding sequence GTGGCCATTAAATTAATCAATATCGGATTCGGCAATATCGTCTCGGCGAATCGCATCATTTCGATCGTAAGCCCTGAGTCCGCTCCGATCAAGCGAATCATTCAGGAAGCGCGAGACCGGCATATGCTGATCGATGCCACGTACGGCAGAAGGACAAGGGCCGTTATCATCACCGACAGCGACCATGTCATTCTGTCTGCGGTGCAGCCTGAAACGGTTGCCCATCGTTTATCCAGCAAGGATGATGACAGCGAGGAGTAA
- the gmk gene encoding guanylate kinase, protein MLDEGLLIVLSGPSGVGKGTVCAALRAATPQLVYSISATTRAPRSGEKDGVNYFFKTKEQFNDMIKRDELLEWAEYVGNFYGTPKSFVEQTIKSGKDVILEIDVQGAMKVKEKWPSCVCIFLAPPSLQELRQRIIGRGTESDAAIRHRMATAAEELQWMKQYDYVVINDQIALACQKIQAIVLAEHCKKERMFGKFAGLLHEVTRQKETSK, encoded by the coding sequence ATGTTGGACGAGGGGCTTTTAATCGTATTGTCCGGTCCGTCCGGAGTGGGAAAAGGAACTGTCTGCGCGGCTTTGCGGGCGGCGACCCCACAGTTGGTATATTCGATCTCGGCGACAACGCGCGCGCCGCGGTCGGGAGAAAAGGACGGCGTCAATTATTTCTTTAAGACAAAAGAACAGTTCAACGACATGATCAAACGCGATGAATTGCTGGAATGGGCCGAGTATGTAGGGAATTTTTACGGAACGCCGAAAAGTTTTGTCGAGCAAACGATCAAATCCGGCAAAGACGTCATCCTGGAAATCGACGTGCAGGGCGCAATGAAAGTGAAAGAAAAATGGCCATCGTGCGTCTGCATTTTTTTGGCGCCGCCATCTTTGCAGGAACTGCGCCAGCGCATCATTGGCAGAGGAACGGAATCGGACGCCGCCATTCGGCATAGGATGGCAACCGCGGCGGAAGAGTTGCAATGGATGAAGCAATATGATTATGTCGTGATTAACGACCAAATCGCACTCGCATGCCAAAAAATCCAGGCGATTGTGCTGGCCGAACACTGTAAAAAAGAGAGAATGTTCGGCAAATTTGCCGGTTTGCTGCATGAAGTGACAAGGCAAAAAGAAACATCAAAATAA
- the rpoZ gene encoding DNA-directed RNA polymerase subunit omega — protein MLYPSIDELVEKVGSKYSLVVAAAKRARSLSDGATSELATPKSHKNVGVALEEIYLDLVEIDDTK, from the coding sequence ATGCTGTATCCTTCGATTGACGAATTGGTGGAAAAAGTGGGCAGCAAATATTCCCTGGTGGTGGCTGCCGCGAAACGGGCAAGGTCTTTAAGCGACGGCGCAACTTCGGAACTTGCCACGCCGAAGTCGCATAAAAATGTCGGAGTGGCGCTCGAAGAAATTTATTTGGATCTAGTCGAGATCGACGATACAAAATAA